The following coding sequences lie in one Peribacillus frigoritolerans genomic window:
- the infA gene encoding translation initiation factor IF-1, whose protein sequence is MAKDDVIEVEGTVQETLPNAMFKVELENGHTVLAHVSGKIRMHFIRILPGDKVTVELSPYDLTRGRITYRFK, encoded by the coding sequence GATGATGTAATTGAAGTAGAAGGCACAGTACAAGAGACTTTGCCAAATGCAATGTTTAAGGTAGAATTAGAAAATGGTCATACTGTTTTAGCTCATGTATCCGGTAAAATTCGTATGCACTTTATTCGCATTTTGCCTGGAGATAAAGTTACGGTTGAGCTTTCCCCGTATGATCTAACTCGCGGCAGAATCACATACCGGTTCAAATAA
- the rpmJ gene encoding 50S ribosomal protein L36, translating to MKVRPSVKPICEKCKVIRRKGKVMVICENPKHKQKQG from the coding sequence ATGAAAGTCAGACCATCAGTCAAACCAATCTGCGAAAAGTGTAAAGTTATCCGCAGAAAAGGTAAAGTTATGGTTATTTGCGAAAACCCTAAACATAAACAAAAACAAGGCTAA
- the rpsM gene encoding 30S ribosomal protein S13 encodes MARIAGVDIPRDKRIVISLTYIYGIGKQTAIKILAEAGVSEETRVRDLTEDELNKIRDIIDKLKVEGDLRREISLNIKRLMEIGSYRGLRHRRGLPVRGQNTKNNARTRKGPRRTVANKKK; translated from the coding sequence ATGGCACGTATTGCTGGAGTAGATATTCCCCGTGACAAACGTATTGTTATCTCATTAACATATATATATGGTATTGGAAAACAAACAGCGATCAAGATTCTTGCAGAAGCAGGCGTTTCTGAAGAAACTCGCGTTCGTGACTTAACGGAAGACGAATTGAACAAAATTCGTGATATCATTGACAAGCTTAAAGTAGAAGGCGACCTTCGTCGTGAAATCTCCCTAAACATCAAACGTTTAATGGAAATCGGTTCATACCGTGGTTTACGTCACCGTCGTGGTCTTCCTGTTCGCGGTCAAAATACAAAAAACAATGCTCGTACGCGTAAAGGACCTCGTCGTACTGTAGCTAACAAGAAAAAATAA